In Octopus sinensis unplaced genomic scaffold, ASM634580v1 Contig10412, whole genome shotgun sequence, a genomic segment contains:
- the LOC115228421 gene encoding zinc finger BED domain-containing protein 5-like, giving the protein MHFSLRDKKSSYFKNMLKSQKTQSATFVKTLHVSQKALEASYLVAELIFKNRKNHTIGEKLILPACKIIVSKILGKEATKKIDNIPLSNNTISRRLQDISENIEEFVNGKLIHSNFSIQVDESTDFSSESHVIVFVRFVGDMNHHIFASSPNERFQLDLVDLKKFSVLQLLKEKVRARLNIESDIKICVLSSENYKKDSLFMIPVEGLKIIEEELDTIKPHITNSDHSLELF; this is encoded by the exons ATGCACTTTTCTTTAAGAGATAAGAAATCATCATATTTCAAGAACATGTTAAAATCCCAGAAAACTCAAAGTGCCACATTCGTTAAAACACTTCACGTTTCTCAAAAAGCTTTAGAAGCTAGTTACCTCGTTGCCGAGCTCATATTCAAAAACCGTAAGAATCACACTATTGGAGAAAAATTGATATTACCCGCCTGCAAAATTATTGTTAGTAAAATTCTTGGGAAGGAAGCAACCAAAAAGATTGATAATATTCCATTATCGAACAATACTATCAGTCGCCGTCTACAAGACATATCTGAGAATATTGAAGAATTTGTTAACGGAAAACTAATTCATAGCAATTTTTCTATTCAGGTGGACGAATCAACAGATTTTTCTTCAGAATCtcatgttattgtatttgttCGATTT GTTGGTGATATGAATCATCATATTTTTGCTTCTTCTCCGAATGAAAGGTTTCAGCTAGATCTTGTAGATCTAAAAAAGTTTTCAGTg ttACAACTGTTGAAAGAAAAAGTTCGTGCAAGACTGAATATTGAAAGTGACATCAAAATAT GTGTCTTGTCCTCCGAAAACTACAAAAAAGACTCTCTCTTTATGATCCCAGTTGAGGGCTTAAAGATCATTGAAGAGGAGCTTGATACAATCAAACCGCATATCACTAACAGCGACCACTCACTCGAACTATTCTGA
- the LOC115228422 gene encoding uncharacterized protein LOC115228422, with product MDKLANTFEKSFLKINTEKTEYTIVRRCDERHKGKWRHTKKFGTLLGDTEDMIRRKSLATFALKRLNNIWLRGKKISASLKIKLYNMFVKPVLLYNSSSWALTVQEMKNLNSFHRMQLKYILGIFWPKRISNKHLYSRYNAHPLDEEIRCNRWGLFGHILRMDRKTHANLAMEHHYAPHPGTNFRGRPRITLPTLLHQDLTLIGKRLKSADNLEHLRELSRNRGTRKRLTKRIQKRVAQAR from the coding sequence atggacaaattggccaacactTTTGAAAAATCATTCCTAAAAATCAACACTGAGAAAACAGAATACACTATAGTGAGGCGATGTGACGAACGACACAAGGGAAAATGGAGGCATACAAAGAAATTTGGCACTCTCTTAGGAGATACAGAAGACATGATACGAAGAAAATCACTTGCAACTTTCGCGCTCAAAAGATTAAACAACATATGGTTGAGAGGCAAAAAAATTTCTGCGTCCTTAAAAATCAAACTTTACAATATGTTCGTAAAACCAGTCCTACTGTACAACTCCTCCTCTTGGGCACTCACAGTGCAGGAAATGAAAAATCTGAATTCCTTCCACAGAATGCAGCTAAAATACATCCTAGGAATCTTTTGGCCAAAACGCATTTCAAACAAACATCTCTACTCCAGGTACAATGCACACCCGTTGGACGAAGAAATAAGATGTAATAGATGGGGCTTATTCGGTCACATCCTAAGAATGGACAGGAAAACTCATGCAAATCTCGCAATGGAACACCACTACGCCCCCCACCCGGGAACAAACTTCCGAGGAAGACCACGAATCACTCTACCAACCCTCCTGCACCAGGACCTAACTTTGATTGGAAAAAGACTGAAATCAGCAGACAATCTTGAGCACTTGAGAGAACTATCGAGGAACAGAGGGACTCGGAAGCGATTAACAAAACGCATCCAGAAGAGGGTGGCACAAGCGAGATAA